A region of Bacillus cabrialesii DNA encodes the following proteins:
- a CDS encoding metal ABC transporter permease — translation MFENLWLQLQHPNTQWVLAGTLLLGAASGVLGSFVLLRKQSLIGDAMAHSALPGVCLAFLFTGQKSLPFFLLGAALAGLLGTWCIQLIPRLSKTKEDSAIGIVLSVFFGVGIILLTYIQQQGAGSQSGLDSFLFGQAASLVRQDIMLIGGISAVLLLLCIVFFKEFTLITFDLAFAKGLGMPVRFLNGLLACLIVCAVVIGLQTVGVILMAAMLITPAIAARYWTERLTGMMVIAAAAGGVSGVAGTLLSTTMKGMATGPLMILSATTIFLFSMICAPKRGLAAKAIRLIRLRRKTSREQVLLTIYEQYEKNDLYVTAERIREKRRLSLSLCRKVLNDLEKERCIVRIENGVWQMTPTGIEKGYHTALKHRMYEVYLMHEMELANIEIDQDHFVPDCLPEETKERLFSLLKMYGRMPELRKASADAEKGQIANEF, via the coding sequence TTGTTTGAAAATTTGTGGCTGCAGCTCCAGCATCCGAATACACAGTGGGTGCTGGCCGGTACGCTTTTACTCGGGGCGGCAAGCGGTGTTTTGGGCAGCTTTGTATTGCTGAGAAAGCAAAGTTTAATCGGCGATGCGATGGCTCACTCAGCTCTGCCGGGCGTCTGTCTCGCTTTTCTGTTCACCGGGCAAAAATCACTGCCTTTCTTTTTGCTGGGGGCAGCGCTTGCCGGGCTGCTCGGAACGTGGTGTATTCAGCTGATTCCTCGGCTTTCAAAAACAAAAGAGGACTCGGCGATCGGGATTGTTCTCTCTGTGTTTTTTGGGGTGGGGATCATCCTGCTGACGTATATTCAGCAGCAGGGGGCGGGAAGCCAAAGCGGGCTTGATTCTTTTTTATTCGGGCAGGCCGCTTCATTGGTCAGACAGGATATCATGCTTATTGGAGGGATATCCGCTGTTCTATTGCTTCTTTGCATTGTTTTCTTTAAGGAGTTCACATTGATTACGTTCGATCTCGCCTTTGCAAAGGGATTGGGTATGCCGGTGCGGTTTTTAAACGGGCTATTGGCTTGCCTTATCGTCTGTGCTGTCGTTATCGGGCTTCAGACAGTTGGTGTGATCTTAATGGCGGCTATGCTGATTACGCCTGCCATAGCTGCAAGATATTGGACCGAACGATTAACCGGAATGATGGTCATTGCCGCGGCCGCAGGCGGGGTCAGCGGCGTGGCCGGAACCTTGCTGAGTACGACGATGAAGGGCATGGCGACGGGGCCATTAATGATCTTATCAGCAACGACGATCTTTCTCTTTTCAATGATTTGCGCGCCTAAGCGCGGATTGGCGGCAAAAGCCATAAGACTGATAAGGCTTCGTCGCAAAACAAGCCGCGAGCAGGTGCTGCTGACGATTTATGAGCAGTATGAAAAGAATGATCTTTATGTAACGGCTGAACGTATAAGAGAGAAAAGGAGGCTATCCCTTTCATTATGCCGTAAGGTATTGAATGACTTGGAAAAAGAGAGGTGCATTGTGCGTATCGAAAACGGAGTTTGGCAAATGACACCCACTGGGATAGAAAAAGGCTATCACACAGCATTGAAGCATCGGATGTATGAAGTGTACCTCATGCACGAAATGGAGCTTGCGAATATAGAAATTGATCAGGATCATTTCGTCCCGGATTGTTTGCCTGAGGAAACGAAAGAGCGTCTTTTTTCACTCTTAAAGATGTATGGACGGATGCCTGAGCTCCGCAAAGCGTCTGCTGATGCAGAGAAGGGACAGATCGCCAATGAGTTTTGA
- a CDS encoding cytochrome ubiquinol oxidase subunit I, translated as MDDLVLARSLFGTTMGFHIIFATLGVGLPLMILVAELIYQKTKDDHYAIMAKRWTKAQAVLLGVAIPTGTIAGTQLALLWPGFMEVIGRVMSLPFQIEIYAFFVEALFMSIYVYAADRLSPAMRIVAVFFVLVGAAASAVLITNVHAFEGTPAGFKILNGKITDVDPWAAFFNPSFFITAGHVVLSAFMTGAFIVASVAAYKMIRTRKKEKVYRFHRKALLLALTIGGIFSLLTALNGHESAQMLYEYQPEKLAGAEGLFETRSHAPLAIGGFTDPNEEKVKWAIEIPWALSFLAANRFDTVVKGLNAFPRDEWPPLFIHTLFNAMVGVGMLLILYSIIGVVWRKVLKKDRFPTWLLVIFMTAGPFSLIGIEFGWIFACTGRQPWVIYHLLKTSDVVTTTGSIGVLFLFFTFVYAVLGAAVVYVLLYYFRKHPVDEDLNTAES; from the coding sequence GTGGATGATTTAGTTTTGGCCAGAAGCCTTTTTGGTACGACAATGGGCTTTCATATCATTTTCGCAACGCTTGGAGTCGGGCTGCCGCTCATGATTTTAGTGGCGGAATTGATCTATCAAAAAACGAAAGATGACCATTATGCAATCATGGCGAAAAGATGGACGAAAGCCCAAGCCGTATTGCTGGGGGTCGCCATACCGACCGGAACGATTGCGGGCACTCAGCTCGCGCTTTTATGGCCGGGATTTATGGAAGTCATCGGCCGGGTCATGTCCCTGCCGTTTCAAATTGAGATCTATGCTTTTTTTGTTGAAGCCCTTTTCATGTCGATTTATGTATACGCCGCAGACCGCTTGTCACCGGCTATGAGAATTGTGGCGGTTTTCTTTGTGTTAGTCGGGGCCGCAGCGTCGGCTGTTCTGATCACGAATGTCCATGCCTTTGAAGGAACTCCGGCAGGTTTTAAAATTTTAAACGGAAAAATCACAGATGTTGATCCGTGGGCCGCGTTCTTCAACCCAAGCTTTTTTATCACTGCGGGCCATGTCGTTTTATCGGCATTTATGACGGGAGCGTTTATCGTGGCTTCTGTGGCTGCATATAAAATGATCCGGACAAGAAAAAAGGAAAAGGTCTATCGCTTTCACCGGAAAGCCCTTTTGCTCGCACTGACAATCGGCGGCATTTTTTCATTGCTGACCGCTTTGAACGGACACGAGTCTGCACAGATGCTGTACGAATACCAGCCCGAAAAATTAGCCGGTGCGGAAGGCCTGTTTGAAACAAGATCCCACGCTCCGCTCGCCATCGGCGGTTTTACCGACCCGAATGAAGAAAAAGTAAAGTGGGCCATCGAGATTCCATGGGCGTTAAGCTTTCTGGCAGCAAACCGTTTTGACACTGTTGTAAAGGGATTAAACGCGTTTCCGAGAGATGAATGGCCGCCGCTTTTCATTCACACGCTGTTTAATGCAATGGTCGGAGTAGGCATGCTGCTAATTCTTTATTCCATTATCGGAGTGGTCTGGAGAAAGGTGCTCAAGAAAGACCGTTTCCCAACGTGGCTTTTGGTCATTTTCATGACAGCAGGCCCTTTTAGTCTCATCGGCATTGAATTCGGCTGGATTTTCGCCTGTACGGGGAGGCAGCCGTGGGTCATCTATCATCTCCTTAAAACGTCGGATGTGGTGACAACGACTGGCTCGATCGGGGTGCTCTTCTTATTTTTCACATTTGTTTACGCCGTGTTAGGCGCAGCTGTCGTCTACGTGCTGCTGTACTATTTCCGAAAACACCCGGTTGACGAAGATTTAAATACAGCGGAGTCATAA
- a CDS encoding FixH family protein: protein MKKMLVVLLFSAFLLNGCGSGEDKANTAETPEVLDVKLTGPEKVNPGESAAYEAAVSYGDEAVTDADEVEFEVWKEGEKDASQMFKAKQEKGVYRLDTTFKEDGVYTVQSHVTAKKQHSMPTLKVQVGDADAASNHSEDEPSHHH from the coding sequence ATGAAGAAGATGTTGGTTGTGCTGCTTTTCTCTGCTTTTTTGCTGAATGGATGCGGGTCTGGTGAGGACAAAGCGAATACAGCTGAGACGCCGGAGGTATTGGATGTTAAGCTGACAGGCCCTGAAAAAGTAAATCCCGGAGAAAGCGCCGCATATGAAGCGGCGGTATCATATGGTGACGAAGCAGTGACGGATGCCGATGAAGTGGAGTTTGAGGTGTGGAAAGAAGGAGAAAAAGACGCCAGCCAAATGTTTAAAGCAAAGCAAGAAAAAGGCGTATACCGATTAGACACAACGTTTAAAGAAGATGGTGTGTACACTGTCCAATCCCATGTCACAGCAAAAAAACAGCATAGCATGCCGACCTTAAAAGTCCAAGTCGGAGACGCCGATGCTGCCAGCAATCACTCTGAAGACGAGCCATCACATCATCATTGA
- a CDS encoding Dps family protein, translated as MSEQLIQAVNKQVANWTVMYVKLHNYHWYVKGKDFFTLHEKFEELYNETATYIDDLAERLLALNGKPIATMKESLETASVKEAAGNETAEQMVQSVYDDFTVIAEELKNGMDLADEVGDETTGDMLLAIHQNIEKHNWMLKAYLG; from the coding sequence ATGTCAGAACAATTGATTCAAGCAGTGAACAAACAAGTAGCCAACTGGACAGTCATGTATGTGAAACTACATAATTATCACTGGTATGTGAAAGGGAAAGATTTCTTCACTCTTCATGAAAAGTTTGAGGAGCTGTATAACGAAACGGCAACTTATATTGATGACTTAGCAGAACGTCTTTTGGCGCTGAATGGAAAACCGATTGCGACAATGAAGGAATCCTTGGAAACGGCTTCTGTAAAAGAAGCGGCAGGAAATGAAACGGCTGAGCAAATGGTGCAAAGCGTATATGATGATTTCACAGTCATCGCGGAAGAACTGAAAAACGGCATGGATTTAGCTGATGAAGTCGGTGATGAAACAACAGGGGACATGCTTCTTGCGATCCATCAAAATATTGAAAAACACAACTGGATGCTGAAAGCATACCTGGGTTAA
- a CDS encoding type B 50S ribosomal protein L31, translating to MKEGIHPKNHKVIFQDVNSGYRFLSTSTKTSNETAEWEDGNTYPVIKVEVSSDTHPFYTGRQKFNEKGGRVEQFKKRYNMGK from the coding sequence ATGAAAGAAGGAATTCATCCAAAGAACCACAAAGTCATATTTCAGGATGTCAACAGCGGCTACCGTTTTCTCAGCACCTCTACCAAAACATCTAATGAAACAGCAGAGTGGGAAGACGGCAACACATATCCGGTCATTAAAGTGGAGGTCAGCTCTGACACGCATCCGTTTTACACAGGCCGCCAGAAATTCAATGAAAAAGGCGGAAGGGTCGAGCAGTTCAAAAAACGCTATAACATGGGGAAATAA
- the mntB gene encoding manganese ABC transporter ATP-binding protein MntB codes for MFPVELDNVTVAYHKKPVLQDISLQIPEGKLIGIIGPNGAGKSTLIKTILGLVPRASGDISIYGKDYKHQRTRIGYVPQRGSVDWDFPTNALDVVLMGRYGRIGLLKRPKKDDVDMAKAALAKVGMLDYAKRQISQLSGGQQQRVFLARALCQDADIYFMDEPFAGVDAATERAIMTLLAELKEKGKTVLVVHHDLQTAEDYFDWILLLHLRKIAFGPAENVFTIENLQKTYGGRLTFLKDKVLAEGHKG; via the coding sequence ATGTTCCCTGTTGAGCTCGATAATGTAACGGTCGCTTATCATAAAAAGCCTGTTCTGCAGGACATTTCGCTGCAGATCCCTGAAGGAAAACTGATTGGCATTATCGGCCCAAACGGCGCGGGAAAATCAACCTTGATTAAAACCATTCTCGGTCTTGTGCCTCGGGCTTCAGGAGACATTTCGATTTACGGCAAAGACTATAAGCATCAGCGGACAAGAATCGGATACGTCCCGCAGCGCGGCTCGGTTGACTGGGATTTCCCCACAAACGCGCTCGATGTCGTGCTTATGGGAAGATACGGCCGTATCGGTTTATTGAAAAGGCCAAAAAAAGACGATGTGGATATGGCGAAAGCTGCTTTAGCAAAAGTCGGGATGCTTGATTATGCGAAAAGGCAGATCAGCCAGCTGTCAGGCGGCCAGCAGCAGCGGGTGTTTCTTGCCCGGGCGCTTTGCCAGGACGCCGACATTTATTTTATGGATGAACCGTTTGCCGGCGTTGATGCAGCGACAGAGCGGGCAATTATGACGCTTTTGGCAGAACTCAAAGAAAAAGGAAAAACAGTACTTGTCGTCCACCATGACCTGCAGACCGCCGAGGATTATTTTGATTGGATCCTACTGCTTCATCTGCGAAAAATCGCTTTCGGACCGGCGGAAAACGTTTTTACGATCGAAAACCTGCAAAAAACGTATGGGGGAAGGCTGACGTTTCTAAAAGATAAAGTGCTGGCAGAGGGACATAAGGGGTGA
- the yidD gene encoding membrane protein insertion efficiency factor YidD gives MKTLFIGLIRGYQKFISPLTPPTCRFYPTCSQYGIEAIKTHGALKGGWLTIKRILKCHPFHPGGVDPVPEKKRKH, from the coding sequence ATGAAAACGCTATTTATCGGTCTGATCAGAGGATATCAAAAATTCATCTCGCCGCTGACGCCGCCAACATGCCGCTTTTATCCGACTTGCTCCCAATATGGAATCGAAGCGATTAAAACACATGGGGCTTTAAAAGGGGGCTGGCTGACAATCAAACGGATTTTGAAATGCCACCCGTTCCATCCGGGAGGAGTCGATCCCGTTCCTGAAAAGAAACGAAAACATTAA
- the ytkD gene encoding RNA deprotection pyrophosphohydrolase has translation MYEFKDYYQNTVQLSFDDQPFSDSPKHVWVICRFGGKWLLTEHEDRGYEFPGGKVEPMECAEEAALREVKEETGARVKSLKYLGQYKVLGKEKVIVKNIYFADIEKLEKQADYFETKGPVLFHELPENLSRNKKFSFIMKDSVLPISLKKLKESGWIE, from the coding sequence ATGTACGAGTTTAAAGATTATTATCAGAATACTGTTCAGCTTTCCTTTGACGATCAGCCTTTCTCGGACAGCCCGAAGCATGTCTGGGTGATTTGCCGTTTTGGCGGCAAATGGCTACTAACAGAACATGAGGACAGAGGCTATGAGTTTCCGGGCGGGAAAGTAGAGCCGATGGAGTGCGCAGAAGAGGCGGCGCTCCGGGAAGTAAAGGAAGAGACGGGTGCGAGAGTGAAAAGCCTCAAGTACCTCGGACAGTATAAAGTTCTCGGTAAAGAAAAAGTGATTGTGAAAAATATATATTTTGCAGATATAGAAAAGCTTGAAAAGCAAGCTGATTACTTCGAAACGAAAGGCCCGGTTTTGTTTCATGAGCTTCCGGAAAACCTTTCCCGCAATAAAAAATTCAGCTTTATTATGAAGGATTCCGTTCTCCCGATCAGTTTGAAAAAACTAAAAGAATCTGGATGGATCGAATGA
- a CDS encoding S-ribosylhomocysteine lyase translates to MPSVESFELDHNAVVAPYVRHCGVHKVGTDGVVNKFDIRFCQPNKQAMKPDTIHTLEHLLAFTIRSHAEKYDHFDIIDISPMGCQTGYYLVVSGEPTPAEIVDLLEDTMKEAVEITEIPAANEKQCGQAKLHDLEGAKRLMRFWLSQDKEELLKVFG, encoded by the coding sequence ATGCCTTCAGTAGAAAGTTTTGAGCTTGATCATAATGCGGTTGTTGCTCCATATGTAAGACATTGCGGCGTGCATAAAGTGGGAACAGACGGCGTTGTAAATAAATTCGATATTCGTTTTTGCCAGCCAAATAAACAAGCGATGAAGCCTGACACCATTCACACACTTGAGCATTTGCTCGCGTTTACGATTCGTTCTCATGCAGAGAAATATGATCATTTTGATATCATTGATATCTCTCCAATGGGCTGCCAGACCGGTTATTATCTTGTTGTGAGCGGAGAGCCGACACCAGCGGAAATCGTTGATCTGCTTGAAGACACAATGAAGGAAGCGGTAGAGATTACCGAAATTCCGGCTGCGAATGAAAAGCAGTGCGGCCAAGCGAAGCTTCATGATCTGGAAGGCGCTAAACGGTTAATGCGTTTCTGGCTGTCACAGGATAAAGAAGAATTGCTAAAAGTATTTGGTTAA
- a CDS encoding DUF1540 domain-containing protein: MEQKILCEVNNCSYWGKGNKCTADAIYVVSHTGETAENSKETDCKTFKPHDL; this comes from the coding sequence ATGGAGCAGAAAATTCTATGCGAAGTCAACAACTGTTCTTATTGGGGCAAAGGAAACAAATGCACCGCTGATGCCATTTATGTTGTCAGCCATACTGGTGAAACGGCTGAGAACAGCAAGGAAACAGACTGCAAAACGTTTAAGCCGCATGACTTGTAA
- the ytzI gene encoding YtzI protein yields MTLLITVSILIVLAVLLVTIWTTVKAYNVKHTIDPPQETRSDSKNQ; encoded by the coding sequence TTGACGCTTCTCATTACCGTAAGCATATTGATTGTGCTGGCTGTTTTGCTTGTCACCATTTGGACGACTGTGAAAGCCTATAATGTAAAGCACACCATTGATCCTCCGCAAGAAACTCGTTCTGATTCAAAAAATCAATGA
- the mntD gene encoding manganese ABC transporter permease MntD, giving the protein MSFEAWIIATGVLVGVSCAMIGTFLVLRRMAMLADAISHTVLLGIVSAFLVTGSLDGIPMFIGAAVSGLLTAFLVQLLDSKGVQSDAAIGVVFTSLFAVGVILLSVYGANVHLDIEHSLMGEIAFVPWNTITVFGVDIGPKAFWMLASVLVLNVLLIGVCYKEFKIASFDPQMALALGIPVLLIHYVQMGMLSLTTVASFDSVGAVLVVAMLIVPPAAAHLLTDRLLSMLILSALIGGFSAVMGYFFATWLNVSISGAMAAMTGVCYAGAFLFSPLNGVITKKWRTLNMQKERAG; this is encoded by the coding sequence ATGAGTTTTGAAGCATGGATTATAGCTACCGGTGTATTAGTCGGTGTAAGCTGCGCAATGATCGGCACATTTCTCGTGTTGAGAAGAATGGCGATGCTGGCCGACGCGATCAGCCATACTGTGTTGCTTGGCATCGTCAGCGCTTTTCTAGTGACTGGAAGTCTTGACGGGATTCCTATGTTTATTGGCGCGGCCGTATCCGGACTGTTAACGGCATTTTTGGTTCAGCTGCTCGACAGCAAGGGGGTTCAATCAGATGCCGCCATTGGCGTTGTGTTTACATCTTTATTTGCGGTCGGCGTTATTTTGCTTTCAGTGTATGGCGCCAATGTCCATCTCGATATTGAACACTCGTTAATGGGAGAAATCGCTTTTGTGCCGTGGAATACGATTACAGTATTCGGAGTTGACATCGGGCCGAAAGCGTTTTGGATGCTGGCATCTGTTCTGGTTTTAAATGTATTGTTGATCGGTGTGTGCTACAAGGAGTTCAAGATCGCTTCGTTTGATCCGCAAATGGCTTTAGCTCTGGGAATACCGGTTTTGCTGATTCATTATGTGCAAATGGGCATGCTTTCGCTGACAACCGTTGCTTCCTTTGATTCGGTGGGTGCTGTATTGGTTGTGGCTATGCTGATTGTCCCGCCTGCCGCAGCCCATTTGCTGACAGACAGGCTGCTTTCTATGCTGATTCTCAGCGCGTTGATTGGCGGGTTTTCGGCCGTCATGGGCTATTTCTTCGCAACGTGGCTTAATGTTTCGATTTCCGGAGCGATGGCGGCTATGACAGGTGTATGTTATGCAGGCGCCTTTTTGTTTTCACCTTTAAACGGGGTCATAACAAAAAAATGGAGAACACTGAACATGCAAAAAGAAAGAGCCGGCTGA
- a CDS encoding beta-class carbonic anhydrase, whose amino-acid sequence MSLLNDILEFNKTFTEQKEYEKYQTSKFPDKKMAILSCMDTRLVELLPHSMNMRNGDVKIIKSAGALVTHPFGSIMRSLLVAVYELNADEVCVIGHHDCGMSKISSKSMLNRIKERGIPEERIETLKYSGVDFDQWFKSFDSVEASVKDSVEVIKHHPLFPENVPVHGLVIDPETGKLDLVVNGYNA is encoded by the coding sequence ATGAGCCTGCTAAATGATATTCTTGAATTTAACAAGACTTTCACTGAACAAAAGGAATATGAAAAGTATCAGACCTCAAAATTTCCTGATAAAAAAATGGCGATTCTTTCTTGCATGGATACTCGTTTGGTTGAATTGCTGCCGCATTCGATGAATATGCGAAACGGTGATGTGAAAATCATTAAAAGTGCCGGTGCGCTTGTGACACACCCCTTCGGAAGCATCATGAGAAGTTTACTCGTCGCAGTGTACGAGCTGAACGCCGATGAGGTATGTGTGATCGGTCATCACGATTGCGGCATGAGCAAAATCAGCAGCAAAAGCATGCTTAATAGAATCAAAGAAAGAGGAATTCCGGAGGAACGCATCGAAACATTAAAGTACTCCGGTGTTGACTTTGATCAATGGTTTAAAAGCTTTGATTCAGTAGAAGCAAGTGTGAAAGACAGTGTAGAAGTCATTAAACATCATCCGCTGTTCCCGGAAAACGTTCCAGTCCATGGACTAGTTATTGATCCTGAAACAGGAAAACTGGATCTTGTCGTAAACGGCTATAACGCTTAA
- a CDS encoding phage holin family protein: MDRDFGIFSFLAVSVSAAGFFFGGFQYSFLILLSLMAIEFISTTLKETIIHKLAFKKVFARLVKKLVTLALISVCHFFDQLLNTQGSIRDLAIMFYILYESVQIVVTASSLGIPVPQMLVDLLETLKNKFKRKP, encoded by the coding sequence ATGGATAGAGACTTTGGCATCTTTTCGTTTTTAGCAGTCAGCGTTTCAGCAGCGGGTTTTTTCTTTGGAGGTTTTCAGTATTCATTTCTGATTTTGCTTTCTCTTATGGCAATTGAATTTATCAGTACGACCTTGAAGGAAACGATTATTCACAAACTGGCGTTTAAAAAGGTATTTGCCCGGCTTGTCAAAAAATTAGTCACGCTGGCTCTGATCTCTGTATGCCACTTTTTTGATCAGCTGCTGAATACACAGGGGTCAATACGTGACTTGGCCATTATGTTTTATATTCTTTATGAATCTGTGCAAATCGTAGTGACAGCCAGCTCTCTCGGCATACCGGTGCCTCAGATGCTTGTCGATCTTTTAGAAACGTTAAAAAATAAATTCAAGCGCAAACCGTAA
- a CDS encoding ABC transporter permease, producing the protein MRNSKETIDLLHEQYQFKQKKEKWNVHSFQIAIFILFFSGWEMSSRLGWIDPLIFSSPSSVWRLLLEKLSDGSLLSHIGVTLFETVLGFLLGTFMGTCLAALLWWSNRLARVLDPYLVILNAMPKVALGPILIVALGPSFISIIAMGAIISVIITTIVVYTAFQEVDENYIKVMKTFGAKKWVIFKEVILPASSPAIISTLKVNVGLSWVGVIVGEFLVSKVGLGYMIIYGFQVFNFTLVFLSLLIIAIFATLMYQGVELLEKKWTKGRT; encoded by the coding sequence TTGAGAAACAGCAAAGAAACCATTGATCTGCTTCACGAGCAATATCAATTCAAACAGAAAAAGGAAAAATGGAATGTCCATTCTTTCCAGATTGCCATATTTATCCTCTTTTTCTCAGGTTGGGAAATGTCCAGCAGGCTCGGGTGGATTGATCCGCTGATCTTCAGTTCTCCGTCATCCGTATGGCGTTTATTGCTGGAGAAACTGAGTGACGGGTCTTTACTGTCACATATCGGCGTCACTTTATTTGAAACGGTGCTTGGCTTTTTGCTTGGGACGTTTATGGGCACATGTCTCGCTGCTTTGTTATGGTGGTCCAATAGGCTTGCCAGGGTTTTAGATCCGTATCTCGTTATTTTGAATGCAATGCCGAAAGTGGCACTGGGCCCGATCCTGATTGTCGCGCTCGGCCCTAGTTTTATCAGCATTATTGCAATGGGGGCCATCATCAGCGTCATTATCACAACCATCGTTGTGTACACCGCCTTTCAGGAGGTTGACGAAAACTATATAAAAGTAATGAAAACATTCGGCGCCAAAAAATGGGTCATTTTTAAAGAAGTGATTCTGCCCGCATCCTCCCCCGCTATCATTTCAACACTGAAAGTAAACGTCGGGTTATCATGGGTTGGCGTCATTGTAGGGGAATTCCTTGTCTCTAAGGTCGGATTAGGATATATGATTATTTACGGTTTCCAAGTCTTCAATTTTACGCTCGTCTTCTTAAGCCTGCTGATCATCGCCATATTCGCCACTCTGATGTATCAGGGCGTCGAGCTGCTAGAAAAGAAATGGACGAAGGGCAGGACATAA
- a CDS encoding cytochrome d ubiquinol oxidase subunit II, whose product MDISTDALIAISIIWGFVFIYAVMATMDFGAGFWSMIYLNKEHMKATDIANRFLSPTWEVTNVFIVAIVVALFSFFPGATFVLGTVLLIPGSIILLLLAIRSGFLVFSNTAKERKTLRYISGISGFIIPAVLILVLPVTHGGFIEKTDGIYNLNMSKIFSSPNAYAFIGFAILSTLFLSSLLLADFSNVAEEQDAYRAYRKSAMITGPISLLFAVCIMLTMRNEANWLYSGMLKDFSWIIASFITFVIAGIALFLPNKSFGQNIGKPRLALIAIAIQYFLASYAYGRAHLPYMIYPDVTVMSGFTEPATFRALFATYIVAFIILFPGFYFFWKMFMRDKRYIRQEE is encoded by the coding sequence ATGGACATTTCAACTGACGCTCTGATCGCCATCTCAATCATCTGGGGCTTTGTGTTTATTTACGCCGTCATGGCGACAATGGATTTCGGAGCGGGATTTTGGTCTATGATCTATTTAAACAAGGAGCACATGAAGGCCACCGATATTGCGAACCGCTTTCTGTCGCCGACTTGGGAGGTCACAAACGTCTTTATTGTGGCCATCGTTGTGGCGCTTTTCAGCTTTTTTCCTGGCGCGACATTTGTACTTGGAACCGTTTTATTAATTCCCGGCAGCATAATTTTACTGCTTTTAGCGATCCGAAGCGGATTTCTCGTTTTTTCAAACACAGCCAAAGAGCGAAAAACGCTAAGATATATTTCCGGCATCTCCGGCTTTATCATCCCTGCTGTTTTAATTTTGGTGCTTCCTGTCACACACGGAGGGTTTATAGAAAAAACGGACGGAATCTATAACTTGAATATGTCTAAAATCTTTTCAAGCCCGAACGCTTATGCATTTATCGGGTTTGCGATTTTAAGCACCTTATTTTTATCCTCGCTGCTGCTTGCTGATTTTTCAAACGTGGCGGAGGAACAGGACGCGTACCGCGCTTACAGAAAAAGCGCCATGATTACCGGCCCGATTTCACTCCTGTTTGCTGTGTGCATTATGCTGACAATGCGGAATGAAGCAAACTGGCTGTACAGCGGTATGCTGAAGGATTTCTCTTGGATTATCGCATCGTTCATTACATTTGTCATAGCGGGAATCGCTCTTTTTCTGCCTAACAAGAGCTTCGGCCAAAACATCGGAAAGCCGCGGCTTGCACTTATCGCGATTGCGATACAGTATTTTCTCGCAAGCTACGCGTACGGGCGGGCGCATCTCCCGTATATGATTTATCCCGATGTGACAGTTATGTCGGGCTTCACAGAGCCAGCGACGTTCAGAGCGCTGTTTGCGACGTATATCGTAGCATTTATCATTCTCTTTCCAGGCTTTTATTTCTTCTGGAAAATGTTTATGCGAGATAAACGGTATATCCGCCAAGAGGAATAG